The region GCGATCACCGTCGTAGAGCTCGACTTCGAGAAGCGGTGCGATCGTATCATCCCGATCGAGGAGGCCGGCCCCGCCTGCGCCCGCGGTCTGTCCTGCTGGATCGACCTCGACGTCGGTGACGCCGGGACCGCCGAGCGCGCCCTGCGCCTGCTCGAGGTCAATGACCTCGCCATCGAAGAGGCCGTCATGCACGCGCGCGGCGGCCGCTACGACGTCTACGACGAATGCCTGCACGCGGCCCTGACGGCGCCGCATTTCACCGACGGACGATTGCGCGTCGCGCACGTCGATCTGATCATCGGCGATCGCTTCATCGTGACCTTGCATCGCGGCCCTGTCGCGTTTCTCGATCAGGTGCGGCAGAATTATCGCCAGTTTCTCGCGACCTTCGCCGAGAGCCTGGGGTTTCTGCTGTTCGAGCTGTGGGATCGTTTGATCGAGAGCTATCGCAAGGCACTGCTCATGTTGGAGGACGAGGTCGAGCGGATCCAGAGCTCGATCCTGGGCGATCTGGACGACACGATCTTTCACCGTGTTTCCGAGGTCACCCACGACCTGCTCACGGTGCGCAAGAATGTCTTGGAAGACCGCGCGGTGCTGCAGGAGCTGGCCTTGCGGCGATCGAGGTTCGTCAATCCCTCCACGCAGCCGTATCTGAGCAATATGGTGGGGACCCTGGAACGGTTGGGCAATGATCTCTCCACCGAGCGCGAAATCCTCGCCGAGGCCCTGAACCTCTACCTCAGTATGGTGAGCCACCGCACCAGCCGGATCGTCAACCGGCTCACCGTGCTGAGCGCCATCTTTCTGCCCCTCACGTTCCTGTGCGGTGTGTACGGGATGAACTTCCGGATCCTGCCCGAACTCGAGTGGGAATATGGCTACCTGTTTTTCTGGCTGCTTGCTCTGGTGATCACGGGCGGCCTC is a window of Pseudomonadota bacterium DNA encoding:
- a CDS encoding magnesium transporter CorA family protein; the protein is MTAITVVELDFEKRCDRIIPIEEAGPACARGLSCWIDLDVGDAGTAERALRLLEVNDLAIEEAVMHARGGRYDVYDECLHAALTAPHFTDGRLRVAHVDLIIGDRFIVTLHRGPVAFLDQVRQNYRQFLATFAESLGFLLFELWDRLIESYRKALLMLEDEVERIQSSILGDLDDTIFHRVSEVTHDLLTVRKNVLEDRAVLQELALRRSRFVNPSTQPYLSNMVGTLERLGNDLSTEREILAEALNLYLSMVSHRTSRIVNRLTVLSAIFLPLTFLCGVYGMNFRILPELEWEYGYLFFWLLALVITGGLLVFLKLNRWL